A region of Cryptococcus decagattii chromosome 3, complete sequence DNA encodes the following proteins:
- a CDS encoding 26S protease regulatory subunit 6B → MEEIGIDLKMEDPSLPAQISEKQALLNSLPSGSEELYSTWKRLEAHREFLQLQEEYIRDETQNLRRELLRAQEEVKRIQSVPLVIGQFLEPVDERRAIVGSTTGSNYVVRILSTLDRELLKPSSSVALHRHSNALVDILPPEADSSIAMLGADEKPDVKYSDIGGLDSQKQEIREAVELPLVQQDLYRKIGIDPPRGVLLYGPPGTGKTMLVKAVANATKAAFIRVVGSEFVQKYLGEGPRMVRDVFRLARENSPCIIFIDEVDAIATKRFDAQTGSDREVQRILIELLTQMDGFDQQTNVKVIMATNRADTLDPALLRPGRLDRKIEMPLPSRRERRLIFQTVTSKMNLGPDVDLEDYVSRPDQLSSAQIASICQAAGLQAVRKNRYVILPVDFEEAWKSVVKRNDETHEFYR, encoded by the exons ATGGAGGAAATTGGAATTGACCTCAAGATGGAA GACCCTAGCCTCCCAGCTCAAATCTCGGAGAAGCAAGCGCTCCTCAACTCTCTACCTAGTGGTAGCGAAGAACTCTACAGTACTTGGAAGAGACTTGAAGCCCATCGAGAGTTTTTACAGCTCCAGGAG GAGTATATCCGTGACGAGACCCAAAACCTGAGGAGAGAGCTTCTGAGAGCACAGGAAGAAGTTAAGCGAATTCAGTCTGTTCCGTTGGTCATTGGCCAATTCCTCGAACCCGTTGATGAACGACGAGCCATTGTTGGAAGTACCACTGGCTCCAATTATGTTGTCCGAATCCTTTCCACTCTGGATCGTGAACTTCTGAAaccatcttcctctgtgGCTCTTCATCGCCACTCAAATGCTTTGGTGGATATCCTTCCACCAGAAGCGGATTCATCGATTGCAATGCTGGGGGCGGATGAAAAGCCAGATGTGAAGTACTCCGACATTGGTGGCCTAGATTCACAAAAGCAGGAAATCAGGGAGGCGGTCGAGTTGCCACTTGTACAACAAGACTTGTACAGAAAGATCGGAATAGATCCACCCAGAGGCGTGCTGCTCTATGGTCCTCCAG GTACTGGTAAGACTATGCTCGTCAAGGCTGTTGCCAACGCAACCAAAGCTGCATTCATCCGTGTTGTTGGCTCCGAATTTGTGCAGAAGTATCTGGGTGAA GGTCCTCGTATGGTCCGAGATGTTTTCCGATTGGCCCGAGAAAACTCTCCATgtatcatcttcatcgatGAAGTTGACGCCATTGCCACGAAGCGTTTCGATGCTCAAACCGGTTCGGATCGAGAAGTGCAGCGTATCTTGATTGAGCTGCTTACCCAGATGGACGGTTTCGACCAACAAACCAACGTCAAA GTCATTATGGCCACTAACCGAGCGGATACTCTTGACCCTGCATTGCTTCGTCCTGGTCGTTTGGATAGGAAGATTGAGATGCCTCTTCCCTCTAGACGTGAGCGGCGATTGATCTTCCAGACTGTCACCTCCAAGATGAATCTTGGTCCCGACGTCGACCTTGAGGACT ACGTGTCCCGGCCGGACCAGCTCAGTTCTGCTCAAATTGCCTCTATCTGCCAAGCCGCCGGTCTTCAAG CCGTGCGAAAGAACCGATATGTTATCTTGCCAGTTGATTTTGAGGAAGCCTGGAAA TCTGTCGTCAAGCGTAACGATGAGACTCACGAGTTTT ACCGGTGA
- a CDS encoding phosphoadenosine phosphosulfate reductase: MSSEDILTPQYTPEEIERFNAELDGKTPQEILTWAVDNVDGLYQTTAFGLTGTAAVDMISKISLSREETHLVPLIFLDTLHHFPETLALAQTMADTYLAPLHIYTPPGVSTAEEFAAKYGEDLWETDEGAYDYLVKVEPAARAYKELGVRAVITGRRRSQGADRANLKVLEIDERGLLKINPLIGWSFKEVKEYIDKEGVPYNPLLDKGYRSIGDVHSTAPPDPNAASDAAERSGRWQGKAKTECGLHTNYFEMKKKFEEKAAAAGEASKQS; this comes from the exons ATGTCCAGCGAAGACATCCTCACTCCCCAGTACACCCCTGAAGAAATCGAACGATTTAATGCCGAGCTTGACGGCAAGACTCCCCAGGAGATTTTGACCTGGGCTGTCGACAATGTCGATGGCTTGTACCAGACCACTGCTTTCGGATT GACTGGTACTGCCGCTGTAGACATGATTTCCAAGATTTCATTGAGCCGCGAAGAAACTCACCTTGTGCCCCTT ATCTTCCTTGATACCCTTCACCACTTCCCTGAAACCCTTGCTCTCGCCCAAACCATGGCTGATACCTATCTCGCTCCATTGCACATCTACACCCCCCCCGGCGTTTCTACTGCTGAAGAATTCGCCGCGAAGTATGGGGAGGACCTCTGGGAGACTGATGAAGGCGCCTACGATTATTTGGTAAAAGTTGAGCCTGCAGCCAGGGCTTACAAGGAGCTGGGCGTCAGGGCGGTCATCACTGGTAGGCGAAGAAGCCAAGGCGCCGACCGAGCAAACTTGAAGGTGCTTGAAATCGACGAGAGAGGGTTGCTCAAGATTAACCCTTTGATCGGATGGAGTTTTAAGGAGGTCAAGGAATACATTGACAAGGA AGGAGTTCCTTACAACCCTCTTCTCGACAAAGGTTATCGATCTATTGGCGACGTCCATTCCACTGCTCCACCCGACCCCAACGCCGCCAGTGATGCTGCTGAGCGAAGCGGTCGATGGCAGGGTAAGGCCAAGACCGAATGTGGTTTACACACGAACTACTttgagatgaagaagaagtttgAAGAGAAGGCGGCCGCTGCGGGCGAGGCTTCCAAGCAGTCATAA